The genomic segment CGTAGCTGCGGTGATCAGTATGGTGACGGTAGGCAGCGGCGCCACCCAAAAGGTCACAAACGATATATCACAGCTTGGCAGCAATATGCTCAATATCCGTCCAGGACAGGGAATGCGGGGGCCCGGCGGGGCACGTTCAAGCTCCGATCCTTTTACCGTCGAAGATGCCGTAGCCATAGAAAATAATGTGGCCGGGCTGAATGCCGTGGCTCCCACCTCACAGGTAAGCCGGCAGGCGATTGCCGGTGGCGCCAACTGGTCAACATCCATCACCGGCACTACCAACGGCTACTTCCCGGTCAGAAACTGGGGTATCGAAGAAGGGCGAATGTTCAGCGATGGTGAAATTAACGCAGGTGCGGCTGTGGGAATACTGGGAGCCACGGTACGAGAGGAATTATTCGGCAATCAATCGCCTGTGGGGCAGTCCCTGCGGCTCGGCAAGATTTCCTTCAAAGTGATAGGAACCTTAGAAAAAAAGGGGCAGTCGAGTTTTGGCAGGGATCAGGACGATGTGGTTATCATACCTCTGCGCACCCTGCAGCGCCGGCTGGCCGGTAACACCGATGTGGATTCGATCATGGTTTCCGTTCGTGACCAGATCTCCACGAAGCGGGTGCAGGAGAGCATCGAGCAGCTCCTCCGCCAGCGCCGCAGCTTGAAGAACGGACAGCCCAACGATTTCATGGTCCGTGACATGAAGGAGATAATAGACACTCTCACCGGAACAACCACTGTCCTCACCGCGCTTTTGAGCGCAGTTGCCGGGGTCAGTCTG from the Desulfopila inferna genome contains:
- a CDS encoding ABC transporter permease gives rise to the protein MLWETFFLALRAIRRNALRSSLTILGIVIGVAAVISMVTVGSGATQKVTNDISQLGSNMLNIRPGQGMRGPGGARSSSDPFTVEDAVAIENNVAGLNAVAPTSQVSRQAIAGGANWSTSITGTTNGYFPVRNWGIEEGRMFSDGEINAGAAVGILGATVREELFGNQSPVGQSLRLGKISFKVIGTLEKKGQSSFGRDQDDVVIIPLRTLQRRLAGNTDVDSIMVSVRDQISTKRVQESIEQLLRQRRSLKNGQPNDFMVRDMKEIIDTLTGTTTVLTALLSAVAGVSLLVGGIGIMNIMMVSVTERTREIGTRLAIGALERDVLLQFLVESAVLTSFGGLIGIALGLGGAAGICLMIGVPFVFNPGIIAAAFLISAVIGVVFGYFPAKKAASLNPIEALRYE